From the genome of Arthrobacter sp. ERGS1:01:
TGGTGTAGTCGCGTTCCGGGTGGAAGTGGCGGAACTCGTGGATGCGAGTGAACTTCTGCTCCTCGTCCGGGTAGTTCATGACGGCGCAGCCCTGGTAGTCCTCGATCGGCAGCACTTCCTGCTCCAGATCGATCGTGCGCCAGGACAAGTCACCTTCGGCGTAGTCGAAGTAGCGGTCCACGGCGCCGGTGTAGATGACCGGGACCTGGCCGGAGACGGCCTTGCGGGAGTACTCGCCGTCGTCGAAGAAGTCGGTGTTCAGCACGACCTCAATGTTCGGGTGGTCGGCCATCCGCTCGATCCACGCGGTGTAGCCGTTGACCGGCAGGCCCTCGTAGGTGTCGTTGAAGTAGCGGTTGTCGTAGTTGTAGCGCACCGGCAGGCGGGAGATGATCTCGGCGGGCAGATCCTTGGGATCGGTCTGCCACTGCTTGCCCGTGTAGTGCTTGATGAACGCCTCGTAGAGGGGGCGGCCAATAAGCTGGATGCCCTTGTCGTTCAGGTTGGCCGGGTCGGTGCCGGCCAGTTCGCCTGCCTGCTCCTGGATCAGCGCGCGCGCCTCACCCGGGCCCATGGAGGAACGGAAGAATTGGTTGATGGTGCCCAGGTTGATGGGCATCTGGTAGACCTCGCCGTTGTGGGAGGTGTAAACCTTGTGCTGGTAGTTGGTGAACGCGGTGAAGCGGTTCACGTACTCCCAGACGCGTTCGTTGGAGGTGTGGAAGAGGTGGGCGCCGTAGCGGTGCACCTCAATGCCTGTCTGGGCCTCGTTTTCGCTGTATGCGTTGCCGCCGATGTGGTGCCGGCGGTCCAGAACGGCCACCTTCAACCCCAGCTCGGTGGCGGCTCTTTCTGCAATGGTCAGGCCAAAGAAACCCGAACCGACGACGACTAGGTCAGCGTTCACAAACTCTCCTGATGTTTCCCGCGTAGCGGTTTATGGGCACAGAAATGCCACTGTCTACCGTTCTAGGTTACCCGACCGTTATAGCAACTTGGCGTCGCGTGGATATGACTCGAGGCACGTTTGGCCCGGAATTCCTCCACAGGGCACCCCGGGGCCGGTCTCGTTGACAATGCCCGACGCCGGCCGCCGCGACTTCGTTTGCCTCACCTAGGATCATCCCAAGACCCGCCACACCACGGGGCGGGCGCCGGGGAAGGGAACTGCGGATGCGCTTGGAAATCACCGCGGTGGCAGGTCCCGGAACGGACCCGTTTCCACCCACGGAACTGAGCATCCTCCTGCCGGACGGCGGCCCGGTGAATGGGGAGTTTCCGGACGGCTGTTTGGTGCGGGACGCGTTGTCCGCCCGGTGGCCGGGTTGCCGGTTCACCGTTGCCGGACGGAACGTGGAGGCCCTGTCCCTCAACCGCTCTCCCCTGCAAGACGGCGCCGTGGCGGTGGTCTGGCCCGGCGGTCTTGCACCGGTCCGGTCACGGTTTCGGGGGCAGCAGGCGGATGCCGCCGCCGTCGGGTCCGCCGTGCTGGCCGTGCGTTCGGGCCCGGGAGCCGGCGCCATCTTCGCGCTCCAACGCGGCAGCTACCGCCTGGGGCGCGGCCGGTGCCGGATCACCATTGCCGATCCGTCGCTGTCGCGGCACCACGGCACCCTGGTGGTGGGCGGCCACGCCATGAAACTGCTGACCGCACCAGGCTCGGCCGGTTTCATCCTGCAGCATCAGCGGCCGGATGCGAGCGCCGAAGGCGCGAGTCCGCAAAGAGGTGTCAGGTCAAGAGGAACCCCACCAATAAATACCAGGCACGGCCAGCAGGTCACCGTGGAGGCCGGGGACATCATCCGCGCCGGCATGAGCAGCTTTACGATCGAATTGACCACGCCGCTTGGCAGCTCGGGGACTCCCCCGGCACGGTCCGGGGGCGCCCCGCAGCTTTTGAGCGCGGCGGCCCTGGAGCCAGTCCAGCTTCCGCCGGGGCCTGGTCAGCTCCGCGGACGCCGCGCCATGGCGGCCGCGGGCGTCCTGCCCCTCGTCATGGGCGTGGCGCTGGCGTGGCTGACGGGCTCGTGGCTGTTCCTGGCATTTTCGGGCATGGGGATGGCCACAGTGCTGGTCCCGTTGTTGGGCGGGGCAGGCCGGCGCAGGGAATTTTCGGCGGCGGTCGCAGCAGGGACGGCGTTGGACGCCTCCCGCCGGGCCGCGGCGTTTCCCGGGGCGGACACCCTCATGGCCCTGGCTGCGGAGCACCGGTGCAAGCCGCCATGGCAGGCGGGCGCACGGTGGGAACTTCGCGTCGGGACCGGGCGGCAGCCGGCCCGGCTGGCGTTGTCGCCGCCCGATCCCGGCTACAGGCCGCCGGCGGTTGCCGATCTTCCCGTCACGGTGCCGCCGTCAAATCGGCCGCTCGTCATCTTCGGACCCGACGTGAGCGTGGCGCACCTGTTGAATTTCGTCCTGATGCAGCTCGATGCAGCCGGTATTGCCGCCGTGCTGCTGGGCCCCGCGGCGGAGTTGCCCCTATGCGCCAGGTTCCTTCCCAACACTCGGCTCGCGGTGACACCGGCCGCCGCCCTCGCCGCCATCGCGTCCCTGTGTCCGCCCGCCGCCACCCC
Proteins encoded in this window:
- the glf gene encoding UDP-galactopyranose mutase, whose translation is MNADLVVVGSGFFGLTIAERAATELGLKVAVLDRRHHIGGNAYSENEAQTGIEVHRYGAHLFHTSNERVWEYVNRFTAFTNYQHKVYTSHNGEVYQMPINLGTINQFFRSSMGPGEARALIQEQAGELAGTDPANLNDKGIQLIGRPLYEAFIKHYTGKQWQTDPKDLPAEIISRLPVRYNYDNRYFNDTYEGLPVNGYTAWIERMADHPNIEVVLNTDFFDDGEYSRKAVSGQVPVIYTGAVDRYFDYAEGDLSWRTIDLEQEVLPIEDYQGCAVMNYPDEEQKFTRIHEFRHFHPERDYTKDATVIMREFSRFAEKGDEPYYPVNTSDDRSKLLAYRDLARGEKDVLFGGRLGTYKYLDMHMAIGSALNMYDNKIKPHFTGGAKLQSGGVDA